The Streptomyces sp. NBC_01268 genome window below encodes:
- a CDS encoding 2-hydroxy-3-oxopropionate reductase — MSTLPKIAWIGLGIMGSPMSENLIKAGYSVTGFTLEQDKLDRLAAAGGTVAGSIAEAVKDADVIVTMVPASPQVEAISYGPAGILENARSGALIVDMSSITPQTSVDLAKNAKEKGIRVIDAPVSGGEAGAIEAVLSIMVGGEQADFDEALPILEALGKVIVLCGPHGSGQTVKAANQLIVAVNIQACAEAVVFLEKSGVNLQAALDVLNGGLAGSTVLTRKKDNFLNRDFKPGFRIDLHHKDMGIVTDAARNVGAALPVGAVVAQLVASLRAQGDGGLDHSALLRAVERLSGRQV, encoded by the coding sequence ATGAGCACTCTTCCGAAGATCGCATGGATCGGTCTCGGCATCATGGGTTCCCCCATGTCCGAGAACCTGATCAAGGCCGGCTACTCGGTCACCGGCTTCACCCTGGAGCAGGACAAGCTGGACCGCCTCGCCGCGGCGGGCGGCACCGTCGCCGGCTCGATCGCCGAGGCCGTCAAGGACGCCGACGTGATCGTCACGATGGTGCCCGCCTCCCCGCAGGTCGAGGCCATCTCCTACGGCCCCGCGGGCATCCTGGAGAACGCCAGGTCGGGCGCGCTGATCGTCGACATGTCGTCGATCACCCCGCAGACCTCCGTCGACCTGGCGAAGAACGCCAAGGAGAAGGGCATCCGCGTCATCGACGCCCCCGTCTCCGGCGGCGAGGCCGGCGCCATCGAGGCCGTCCTGTCGATCATGGTGGGTGGCGAGCAGGCCGACTTCGACGAGGCCCTGCCGATCCTCGAGGCCCTCGGCAAGGTCATCGTCCTGTGCGGCCCGCACGGCTCCGGCCAGACGGTGAAGGCGGCCAACCAGCTGATCGTCGCCGTGAACATCCAGGCGTGCGCCGAGGCCGTCGTCTTCCTCGAGAAGTCCGGCGTGAACCTCCAGGCCGCCCTGGACGTCCTCAACGGCGGCCTGGCCGGCTCCACGGTCCTGACCCGCAAGAAGGACAACTTCCTGAACCGGGACTTCAAGCCCGGCTTCCGGATCGACCTGCACCACAAGGACATGGGCATCGTCACCGACGCCGCCCGCAACGTCGGTGCGGCCCTCCCGGTCGGCGCCGTGGTCGCCCAGCTGGTCGCGTCGCTGCGCGCCCAGGGCGACGGCGGCCTGGACCACTCGGCCCTGCTGCGCGCCGTCGAGCGCCTCTCCGGCCGGCAGGTCTGA
- a CDS encoding TIM barrel protein, translating to MGYTDQRFDVNLSILFTELPLLERPAAAAAAGFTAVELWWPWIDTATPEQSELDALKKALEDAGTQLVGLNFYAGQLPGPDRGAVSVPGEESDRFRANIDIAADFAASVGCKALNALYGNRVEGVDPAVQDELALENLVLAARAADRVGAILLIETLNKPESPLYPLVSAPAGVEVVDKVNAATGLGNAKFLLDIYHLAMNGEDVSRVIAEYADRTGHVQIADKPGRGAPGTGELPLEQLLDELGKAGYDGWVGLEYKAADAAASFEWLAPEARPAR from the coding sequence ATGGGATACACGGACCAGCGCTTCGATGTGAACCTGTCGATCCTCTTCACGGAACTCCCGCTCCTGGAGCGCCCCGCGGCCGCCGCCGCGGCGGGCTTCACCGCGGTCGAGCTGTGGTGGCCCTGGATCGACACCGCCACCCCCGAGCAGAGCGAGCTCGACGCCCTCAAGAAGGCTCTCGAGGACGCCGGCACCCAGCTGGTGGGCCTGAACTTCTACGCCGGACAGCTCCCCGGCCCCGACCGCGGCGCGGTCTCGGTGCCCGGCGAGGAGTCGGACCGCTTCCGGGCCAACATCGACATCGCCGCGGACTTCGCGGCCTCGGTCGGCTGCAAGGCGCTCAACGCGCTCTACGGCAACCGCGTCGAGGGCGTGGACCCGGCCGTCCAGGACGAGCTCGCCCTGGAGAACCTGGTGCTGGCCGCCCGCGCGGCCGACCGGGTCGGCGCGATCCTGCTGATCGAGACCCTCAACAAGCCGGAGTCGCCGCTCTACCCGCTGGTGAGCGCCCCCGCCGGCGTCGAGGTCGTCGACAAGGTGAACGCGGCCACCGGCCTCGGCAACGCCAAGTTCCTCCTCGACATCTACCACCTGGCCATGAACGGCGAGGACGTCAGCCGGGTCATCGCGGAGTACGCGGACAGGACCGGCCACGTCCAGATCGCCGACAAGCCGGGCCGTGGCGCCCCGGGTACCGGCGAGCTGCCGCTGGAGCAGCTCCTCGACGAGCTGGGGAAGGCCGGTTACGACGGCTGGGTGGGCCTGGAGTACAAGGCCGCCGACGCCGCCGCGTCCTTCGAATGGCTCGCCCCCGAGGCCCGCCCCGCCCGCTGA
- a CDS encoding helix-turn-helix domain-containing protein, whose product MGAELLVPEQAGVDDVVLAWEGEDVLAVRLPQLSESLDHILAAMERRHGMPLAELDRKSKQEVVRILEARGAFSVRHGVETVAGALGVSRFTVYNYLNRETALNREKAPKSG is encoded by the coding sequence ATGGGCGCCGAGCTGCTGGTGCCGGAGCAGGCCGGAGTGGACGACGTGGTCCTCGCCTGGGAGGGCGAGGACGTGCTCGCCGTGCGGCTGCCGCAGCTGTCCGAATCGCTGGATCACATTCTGGCCGCGATGGAACGACGGCACGGGATGCCGCTCGCCGAGCTCGACCGCAAGAGCAAGCAGGAGGTCGTGCGGATCCTGGAGGCACGGGGTGCCTTCTCGGTGCGCCATGGAGTGGAGACGGTGGCGGGGGCGCTGGGCGTCAGCCGCTTCACCGTGTACAACTACCTGAACAGGGAGACCGCCCTGAACAGGGAAAAGGCCCCCAAGAGCGGGTAG
- the uraD gene encoding 2-oxo-4-hydroxy-4-carboxy-5-ureidoimidazoline decarboxylase — protein MTSGTTPGLTRFNTSADGDAVAALHEVCSSSAWGSKLLAQRPYATAEALFLASDAAMAELTTEDLADAMAGHPPIGRPKAGDPTSSREQSGMAGASAELKAEMLELNLAYQDKFGHVFLICATGRTGEQMRDAVRERIENSPEQEREIVRTELGKINRIRLTRLVETEEEN, from the coding sequence GTGACTTCAGGTACGACACCGGGTCTCACCCGGTTCAACACCTCGGCGGACGGCGACGCCGTCGCCGCACTCCACGAGGTGTGCTCCAGTTCGGCGTGGGGGAGCAAGCTGCTCGCCCAGCGCCCGTACGCCACCGCGGAAGCCCTCTTCCTCGCCAGTGACGCCGCCATGGCGGAGCTGACCACCGAGGACCTGGCCGACGCGATGGCGGGCCACCCGCCGATCGGTCGTCCGAAGGCAGGGGACCCGACCTCCTCCCGCGAGCAGAGCGGGATGGCCGGCGCCTCCGCGGAGCTCAAGGCCGAGATGCTCGAACTCAACCTGGCCTACCAGGACAAGTTCGGTCATGTCTTCCTCATCTGCGCCACCGGCAGGACCGGCGAGCAGATGCGCGACGCGGTCCGCGAGCGGATCGAGAACTCGCCCGAGCAGGAGCGGGAGATCGTCCGCACCGAACTGGGCAAGATCAACCGCATCCGTCTGACCCGTCTCGTCGAGACCGAGGAAGAGAACTGA
- the uraH gene encoding hydroxyisourate hydrolase: MSTDTSASPSSSVSTHILDTSVGRPAEGVAITLAARAGSDAEWTALGGSATDADGRCKDLPALPEDTTHVRLDFQTEAYFLSKQNKQAEAQQDAPANRDSGTTGAFFPEVAITFAVVPGEHYHVPLLLNPFGYSVYRGS, from the coding sequence ATGAGCACCGACACCTCGGCTTCGCCGAGCAGCTCCGTGTCCACCCACATCCTGGACACCAGCGTCGGCCGTCCGGCCGAGGGCGTGGCCATCACGCTCGCGGCCCGCGCCGGCTCCGACGCCGAGTGGACCGCTCTGGGCGGCTCCGCCACCGACGCGGACGGGCGATGCAAGGACCTCCCGGCCCTGCCGGAGGACACGACCCACGTACGGCTCGACTTCCAGACCGAGGCGTACTTCCTGAGCAAGCAGAACAAGCAAGCCGAGGCGCAGCAGGACGCCCCCGCGAATCGGGACAGCGGTACGACCGGAGCGTTCTTCCCGGAGGTGGCGATCACGTTCGCCGTCGTCCCGGGCGAGCACTACCATGTACCGCTGCTGCTCAACCCGTTCGGCTACTCCGTTTACCGAGGGAGCTAG
- the pucL gene encoding factor-independent urate hydroxylase, whose amino-acid sequence MPTILGQNQYGKAENRVVKITRDGATHHIKDLNVSVALSGDLDDVHLTGSNAHCLPTDTTKNTVFAFAKEYGIESAEQFGIHLARHFVTSQEPIHRARIQIEEYSWERIAGSDANSKFIGSDEVNHSFVRKGQETRVTQITYDGENWEVISGLKDLVVMNSTNSEFWGYIKDKYTTLQEAYDRILATQVSGRWRFNWTDDEQRMPNWERSYEQTKKHMLEAFSETYSYSLQQTLYQMATRIINHRSEIDEVRFSLPNKHHFLVDLEPFGLKNDNEVYYAADRMYGLIEATVLRDGATAQIPVDMTNL is encoded by the coding sequence ATGCCCACGATTCTCGGCCAGAACCAGTACGGCAAAGCAGAGAACCGCGTCGTCAAGATCACGCGGGACGGCGCGACCCACCACATCAAGGACCTGAACGTCTCCGTCGCCCTCTCCGGTGACCTCGACGACGTCCACCTCACCGGCTCGAACGCCCACTGCCTCCCCACCGACACGACGAAGAACACCGTCTTCGCGTTCGCCAAGGAGTACGGCATCGAGTCCGCCGAGCAGTTCGGCATCCACCTGGCGCGTCACTTCGTGACCAGCCAGGAGCCGATCCACCGGGCCCGCATCCAGATCGAGGAGTACTCCTGGGAGCGGATCGCCGGCTCGGACGCCAATTCCAAGTTCATCGGCTCGGACGAGGTGAACCACTCCTTCGTCCGCAAGGGCCAGGAGACCCGCGTCACCCAGATCACCTATGACGGCGAGAACTGGGAGGTCATCTCCGGCCTCAAGGACCTCGTCGTCATGAACTCCACCAACTCGGAGTTCTGGGGCTACATCAAGGACAAGTACACGACCCTCCAGGAGGCGTACGATCGCATCCTGGCCACGCAGGTGTCCGGCCGCTGGCGGTTCAACTGGACCGACGACGAGCAGCGGATGCCCAACTGGGAGCGGTCCTACGAGCAGACCAAGAAGCACATGCTCGAGGCCTTCTCGGAGACGTACTCGTACTCCCTGCAGCAGACGCTGTACCAGATGGCCACGCGGATCATCAACCACCGTTCGGAGATCGACGAGGTCCGCTTCTCGCTCCCGAACAAGCACCACTTCCTGGTCGACCTCGAACCCTTCGGTCTGAAGAACGACAACGAGGTCTACTACGCGGCCGACCGCATGTACGGCCTCATCGAGGCCACGGTCCTGCGCGACGGCGCCACGGCGCAGATCCCGGTCGACATGACCAACCTCTAA
- a CDS encoding nucleobase:cation symporter-2 family protein has protein sequence MAQPAKGPATAEGPCSTPSTTPAACHPVDEKLPASRLVPAALQHIAAMYAGVVTPPLIIGQAVGLDTAGMTRLIAAGLLIAGCATILQTLGLGRFAGNRLPFVNAASSAGITPMLAIAENTAPGHQLPAIYGAVMVAGVFCLAVGPFFGRLLRFFPPLVTGVVITLIGVTLMPVPVGWAQGGDKNAADFGDMRHLALAGFTLVVVLLFQRFGKGFVKQIALLLGLFIGTLAAVPFGMADFTALREAPVAALPTPFAFGAPEFQPAAIISLCIVMLVLMTESSAGMLALGEICERRSDGRTITRGLRTDGIATLLGPVFGGFPTSAFAQNVGVVSLTRVRSRYVVAVAGGALLVLGAFPVLGAVVSLVPMPVLGGAGIVLFGSIAVSGIRTLSEAGLDDSSNIILVAVALGAGIIPLAAPTFYAGFPAWAQTVLGSGISAGALVAVLLNLFFHHLGTRSRHASPALKSS, from the coding sequence ATGGCACAGCCCGCAAAGGGGCCGGCAACCGCCGAAGGCCCGTGTTCCACCCCGTCCACCACCCCGGCCGCCTGCCACCCGGTGGACGAGAAACTCCCCGCCTCGCGGCTCGTCCCCGCGGCACTGCAGCACATCGCCGCCATGTACGCGGGTGTCGTCACCCCTCCGCTCATCATCGGTCAGGCGGTCGGCCTGGACACCGCCGGCATGACCCGGCTCATCGCCGCCGGCCTGCTGATCGCCGGCTGCGCGACCATCCTGCAGACCCTCGGCCTCGGGCGCTTCGCCGGCAACCGGCTCCCGTTCGTGAACGCGGCCTCGTCGGCCGGCATCACCCCGATGCTCGCCATCGCCGAGAACACCGCCCCGGGACACCAACTCCCCGCCATCTACGGCGCGGTGATGGTCGCCGGAGTCTTCTGCCTCGCCGTCGGCCCCTTCTTCGGCCGGCTCCTGCGCTTCTTCCCGCCGCTCGTCACCGGCGTCGTCATCACCCTCATCGGGGTCACCCTGATGCCCGTGCCGGTCGGCTGGGCGCAGGGCGGCGACAAGAACGCCGCCGACTTCGGCGACATGAGGCACCTGGCCCTCGCCGGCTTCACCCTCGTCGTCGTCCTCCTCTTCCAGCGCTTCGGCAAGGGCTTCGTCAAGCAGATCGCCCTGCTGCTCGGCCTGTTCATCGGCACGCTCGCCGCGGTCCCCTTCGGCATGGCGGACTTCACCGCCCTGCGCGAGGCCCCGGTCGCCGCGCTGCCCACGCCCTTCGCCTTCGGCGCCCCCGAGTTCCAGCCCGCCGCGATCATCTCCCTGTGCATCGTGATGCTGGTCCTGATGACCGAGTCCAGCGCCGGGATGCTCGCCCTGGGCGAGATCTGCGAGCGGCGCAGCGACGGCCGGACCATCACCCGCGGACTGCGCACCGACGGCATCGCCACCCTGCTCGGCCCCGTCTTCGGCGGCTTCCCCACCTCGGCCTTCGCCCAGAACGTCGGCGTCGTCTCGCTGACCCGGGTGCGCAGCCGGTACGTCGTCGCCGTGGCCGGCGGCGCCCTCCTGGTCCTGGGAGCCTTCCCGGTCCTCGGCGCGGTGGTCTCCCTGGTGCCCATGCCGGTCCTCGGCGGCGCGGGCATCGTGCTCTTCGGCTCCATCGCCGTGAGCGGCATCCGGACCCTCTCCGAGGCCGGACTCGACGACAGCTCCAACATCATCCTGGTGGCCGTCGCGCTCGGAGCGGGCATCATCCCGCTCGCCGCACCCACCTTCTACGCCGGATTCCCCGCCTGGGCGCAGACCGTGCTCGGCTCCGGCATCAGCGCGGGGGCGCTCGTCGCCGTCCTGCTGAACCTCTTCTTCCACCATCTCGGCACCCGGAGCCGTCACGCGTCTCCGGCACTCAAATCCTCCTAG
- a CDS encoding 8-oxoguanine deaminase yields MAAPSAAQRIVIENAAIATVDANDTEYATGHLVVADNKIESIGAGKAPEGLENVVRRIDATGHLITPGLVNTHHHFYQWITRGLATDHNLFDWLVALYPTWARIDEQMVRVAAQGSLAMMARGGVTTAMDHHYVYPQGSGDLSGAIIGAASDMGVRFTLARGSMDRSQKDGGLPPDFAVETTEGALAATEETVKKFHDASFDAMTQVAVAPCSPFSISTELLREGAALGRRLGVRMHTHGSETVEEEKFCHELFGMGPTDYFESTGFLGEDVWMAHCVHMNDSDIAAFARTKTGVAHCPSSNARLAAGIARVPDMLKAGVPVGLGVDGTASNESGELHTELRNALLINRLGAHREAALNARQALRLGTYGGAQVLGRADSIGSLEAGKLADFVLWKIDGLGHSSIADPVTAIVFGAAAPVTASFVNGRQIVENNRLLTADEDRIARDARTEAQRLARIAAQA; encoded by the coding sequence ATGGCAGCACCTTCGGCAGCCCAGCGCATCGTCATCGAGAACGCGGCGATCGCGACCGTCGACGCGAACGACACCGAGTACGCCACCGGCCACCTCGTCGTCGCCGACAACAAGATCGAGTCCATCGGTGCCGGCAAGGCCCCCGAGGGCCTGGAGAACGTGGTCCGGCGGATCGACGCCACCGGCCATCTGATCACGCCGGGTCTCGTCAACACCCACCACCACTTCTACCAGTGGATCACCCGGGGCCTCGCGACCGACCACAACCTCTTCGACTGGCTGGTCGCGCTCTACCCGACCTGGGCCCGCATCGACGAGCAGATGGTGCGCGTCGCCGCCCAGGGATCGCTGGCGATGATGGCCCGCGGCGGTGTCACCACCGCCATGGACCACCACTACGTCTACCCGCAGGGCTCCGGCGACCTGTCCGGCGCCATCATCGGCGCCGCGAGCGACATGGGCGTCCGCTTCACCCTCGCCCGCGGCTCCATGGACCGCAGCCAGAAGGACGGCGGCCTGCCGCCGGACTTCGCCGTCGAGACCACCGAGGGCGCGCTCGCCGCGACCGAGGAGACCGTCAAGAAGTTCCACGACGCCTCCTTCGACGCGATGACCCAGGTCGCCGTCGCCCCCTGTTCCCCCTTCTCCATCTCCACCGAACTGCTCCGCGAGGGCGCGGCGCTCGGCCGCCGCCTGGGCGTGCGCATGCACACCCACGGCTCGGAGACCGTGGAGGAGGAGAAGTTCTGCCACGAGCTCTTCGGCATGGGCCCGACGGACTACTTCGAGTCCACCGGCTTCCTCGGCGAGGACGTGTGGATGGCGCACTGCGTCCACATGAACGACTCCGACATCGCGGCCTTCGCCCGCACCAAGACCGGTGTCGCGCACTGCCCGTCCTCCAACGCGCGCCTCGCCGCCGGCATCGCCCGCGTACCCGACATGCTCAAGGCGGGCGTGCCGGTCGGCCTCGGCGTCGACGGCACCGCCTCCAACGAGTCGGGCGAGCTCCACACCGAGCTGCGCAACGCCCTGCTGATCAACCGGCTCGGCGCCCACCGCGAGGCCGCGCTCAACGCCCGCCAGGCCCTGCGTCTGGGCACCTACGGCGGTGCGCAGGTCCTCGGCCGCGCCGACAGCATCGGTTCGCTGGAGGCCGGCAAGCTGGCCGACTTCGTGCTCTGGAAGATCGACGGCCTCGGCCACTCGTCGATCGCCGACCCGGTCACCGCCATCGTCTTCGGTGCGGCCGCCCCGGTCACCGCGTCCTTCGTCAACGGCAGGCAGATCGTGGAGAACAACCGTCTGCTGACCGCCGACGAGGACCGGATCGCGCGCGACGCGCGCACGGAGGCACAGCGCCTGGCCCGTATCGCGGCCCAGGCCTGA